A genomic segment from Nicotiana sylvestris chromosome 1, ASM39365v2, whole genome shotgun sequence encodes:
- the LOC104213432 gene encoding uncharacterized protein — translation MSCRTYNLFQEAVYKNNVYVWTKHMKRFTYQTSSSNSSSSSQRNHKSMSSLFLSNPRPFRPPLNPKSNPHVVFPLRTLNFSANSTPPPPPPPNPNTKPPTIKEPPFPPPPLEAASEEKKSFAVATGELFLGIASRVLRRGNSIVNGAEESESYFWERRKEGIATVVEDPVQPEVVWEQREKDVEAEKSMKTVTSPGFSFSAAGLLFPYHLGVAKLLIEKGYIKETTPLAGSSAGAIVCAVVASGASMQEALDATKILAQDCRLSGTAFRLGAVLREILEKFLPDDAHIRCNGRVRVAVTQILWRPRGLLVDQFDSKEDLINAVFTSSFIPGYLAPRPATLFRNKLCIDGGLTLFMPPTSAAQTVRVCAFPASRLGLQGIGISPDCNPENRATPRQLFSWALEPAEDDILDRLFEQGYTDAAMWAQENPVGELVRDDSSSIGSSLAQ, via the exons ATGTCATGTCGTACATATAATTTGTTCCAAGAAGCAGTATACAAGAACAATGTATACGTTTGGACGAAACATATGAAACGTTTTACCTACCAAACATCTTCTTCCAATTCTTCATCTTCCTCACAACGTAATCACAAATCAATGTCTTCccttttcctctcaaaccctCGTCCTTTTCGCCCTCCTCTAAACCCTAAATCCAATCCCCATGTCGTTTTCCCACTTCGTACCCTCAATTTCTCCGCCAATTCTACCCCaccccctcctcctcctccgaacCCCAATACAAAACCACCCACCATCAAAGAACCTCCCTTTCCCCCTCCTCCGCTGGAGGCGGCATCGGAGGAGAAGAAGTCATTCGCGGTGGCGACCGGCGAGCTTTTCCTTGGCATTGCATCACGAGTTTTGAGGCGTGGGAATAGTATAGTTAATGGTGCAGAAGAGAGTGAATCGTACTTTTGGGAACGGAGAAAGGAAGGGATAGCGACGGTGGTTGAGGACCCGGTTCAGCCGGAGGTTGTGTGGGAGCAGAGGGAAAAAGATGTGGAAGCTGAGAAGAGCATGAAAACGGTGACTAGCCCTGGGTTTAGCTTCTCTGCTGCTGGGCTTTTGTTTCCTTATCATCTTGGGGTTGCTAAGCTTCTCATTGAGAAGGGCTATATCAAG GAGACAACGCCACTGGCTGGTTCTTCTGCTGGTGCAATTGTATGTGCAGTGGTTGCTTCTGGTGCGAGTATGCAAGAGGCTCTAGATGCTACCAAAATATTAGCTCAAGATTGTCGGCTCAGCGGGACAGCATTTCGCCTTGGT GCTGTTCTTAGAGAAATTCTTGAGAAATTTCTTCCAGATGATGCTCATATTAGGTGCAATGGAAGAGTTCGTG TTGCTGTAACACAGATACTTTGGAGGCCCAGAGGCTTATTGGTTGATCAGTTTGATTCTAAGGAGGATCTTATCAATGCTGTCTTTACTTCTTCTTTTATCCCAGG ATATCTTGCTCCAAGGCCAGCCACACTTTTCAGGAATAAACTTTGTATTGATGGGGGACTAACACTGTTTATGCCACCTACATCTGCTGCTCAGACG GTGCGCGTTTGTGCTTTTCCAGCCAGCCGGTTGGGATTGCAAGGAATTGGGATAAGTCCTGACTGCAACCCTGAAAATAGGGCGACTCCCCGCCAG CTTTTCAGTTGGGCGCTTGAGCCAGCAGAAGATGATATTCTTGATAGGCTATTTGAACAAGGTTACACGGATGCAGCTATGTGGGCTCAGGAGAATCCGGTCGGGGAGTTAGTTCGAGATGATAGTTCTTCGATAGGCAGCAGTCTAGCACAATAA
- the LOC104248526 gene encoding probable plastid-lipid-associated protein 4, chloroplastic, with protein sequence MATLCLSSSSSLKLKEISAFHSFPTNANFSSKPFCENLPVNHALYCERRLQQVPESWKWRTKTSFFPFFSTKSKDIESLKLELFEAIAPLDRGAEATTEDQKLVDQIASKLEAANKVKEPLKSSLLNGKWELLYTTSQSILQTKRPKILRPNGKIYQAINADTLRAQNMETWPFFNQATANLVPINERRVAVKFDSFKIAGLISIKSRGSGRGQLEITYLDEELRISRGNQGNLFILRMVDPSYRVPL encoded by the exons ATGGCTACTCTTTGtctatcttcatcttcttcgcttAAACTAAAGGAAATCTCCGCTTTTCATTCTTTCCCAACAAATGCAAATTTCTCATCAAAACCCTTTTGTGAGAATTTACCGGTCAATCATGCGCTTTATTGTGAGAGGCGATTGCAGCAAGTACCGGAATCTTGGAAGTGGAGGACAAAGACgtcattctttccttttttctcGACCAAAAGCAAAGACATTGAGAGCCTTAAGCTTGAGCTTTTCGAAGCCATAGCCCCTCTTGATCGTGGTGCCGAGGCTACTACTGAAGACCAAAAGCTTGTTGATCAG ATTGCAAGTAAACTTGAGGCAGCTAATAAAGTGAAGGAGCCCCTGAAATCAAGCTTGTTGAATGGAAAGTGGGAGCTTTTGTATACCACATCTCAATCAATTCTCCAAACTAAG AGGCCCAAAATCTTGAGACCCAATGGAAAAATTTACCAGGCTATCAATGCAGATACATTGAGGGCTCAGAATATGGAGACATGGCCGTTTTTCAATCAG GCCACTGCCAATTTAGTTCCTATTAATGAACGGAGAGTTGCTGTAAAATTTGACTCTTTCAAGATAGCTGGTCTG ATATCCATAAAAAGCCGTGGAAGTGGTCGTGGTCAACTTGAAATCACATACCTGGACGAAGAACTAAG GATATCAAGGGGAAACCAAGGAAACCTGTTTATTCTAAGAATGGTGGATCCATCATATAGAGTCCCTCTTTAG